The DNA segment TAATTAAAGCAGTACATAATGTTAACACCTATGTACAACAAGGGGGGcaaaaaataaatccataaacATGTAACTTATCGTACAATTGGGGGGCTGTTAGGTGCTATTCTTTGAGCAAGTATTTATAAAAAAGCTTATAAAGCATTCTTATTGAAGCTTATTGGATTCTCACCAAGTTTACACCAGGCTTATTACTTTCCATAAACAAAATCCAGGGATTAGAAAATCCAGTTTTCTAAAGCCTAGATTCATTTGCATGTGATTTATATGAATCCCAGACAGTCAAATACAAATATAGCAATATTCTTATATTTCTTATATCTTTAAAAATCACCACAACATTAAATTACTTGAAACAGTTAAAGATGTATTTATATgccagtaaaataaattattattaattaaaataaatatatttcttattgtATACCGGAGTGAAATGCTATTACAGAATAGTAAACTAAATACTGTGGCATGCATCAGATCCTTCTTTCTGAATGTTTTCCTCTGGGGGCTTCAGAACACACACGGCTCGTCCAAAAAAGTTTTTAACTGAGCCTCAGCTTTAGACTTGTCCAAACATAAATGTTGCTATAGTAACTGAGTCGGGTTTCAGCTCAGCCTCTTTCTTGGaaccaaaattaaacaaaatgaacCAGGCCTGTCTGAAAAGGCCCATTTAATTGAATTAGATTGCTTTGTGGAACAACCCCCAGGTGGTAATTTGTAATGTGGCTGAATATaaagtacaaatacaaatacgGACCTGctgatttttattgtttatagttAACTGGCTCAGTACTGAATCCATACAGCTGTCTATCTATCACATTCTTCAGCAGGCCTGCTTACTCAAAGTATATCATACAACACAGACTGCCTATAGTTAGAAGGTGTACTACAGGCTAACAGAGACTACCTATAGTTAGCAGGTGTATTACAGGCTAACACAGACTACCTATAGTTAGCAGGTGTACTACAGGCTAACAGAGACTACCTCTAGTTAGCAGGTGTACTACAGGCTAACACAGACTACCTATAGTTAGCAGGTGTACTACAGGCTAACAGAGACTACCTCTAGTTAGCATGTTAACAAAGTACTACAGGCTAACACAGACTACCTATAGTTAGCAGGTGTACTACAGGCTAACACAGACTACCTATAGTTAGCAGGTGTACTACAGGCTAACACAGACTACCTATAGTTAGCAGGTGTATTACAGGCTAACACAGACTACCTCTAGTTAGCAGGTGTATTACAGGATAACACAGACTACCTCTAGTTAGCAGGTGTATTACAGGTTAACACAGGCTACCTATAGTTAGCAGGTGTACTACAGGCTAACAGAGACTACCTATAGTTAGCAGGTGTATTACAGGCTAACACAGACTACCTATAGTTAGCAGGTGTACTACAGGCTAACAGAGACTACCTCTAGTTAGCAGGTGTACTACAGGCTAACACAGACTACCTATAGTTAGCAGGTGTATTACAGGCTAACAGAGACTACCTCTAGTTAGAAGGTGTACTACAGGCTAACAGAGACTACCTCTAGTTAGCATGTTAACAAAGTACTACAGGCTAACACAGACTACCTATAGTTAGCAGGTGTACTACAGGCTAACACAGACTACCTATAGTTAGCAGGTGTACTACAGGCTAACACAGACTACCTATAGTTAGCAGGTGTACTACAGGCTAACACAGACTACCTATAGTTAGCAGGTGTATTACAGGCTAACACAGACTACCTCTAGTTAGCAGGTGTATTACAGGCTTACACAGACTACCTCTAGTTAGCAGGTTTATTACAGGCTAACACAGACTACCTATAGTTAGCCGGTGTTTTACAGGCTAACACAGATTATCTATAGTTAGCAGGTGTATTACAGGCTAACACAGACTACCTATAGTTAGCTGGTGTATTACAGGATAACACAGACTACCTCTAGTTAGCATGTGTGCTACAGGCTAACACAGACTACCTATAGTTAGCTGGTGTATTACAGGATAACACAGACTACCTCTAGTTAGCATGTGTGCTATAGGCTAACACAGACTACCTATAGTAAGCAGGTGTATTACAGGATAACACAGACTACCTCTAGTTAGCAGATGTATTACAAGATAACACAGACTACCTCTAGCTACCAGGTGTATTATAGGATAACACAGACTACCTCTAGCTAGCAGGTGTATTACAAGCTAATACAGACTACCTCTAGTTAGCAGGTGTACTACAGGCTAACACAGACTACATCTAGTTAGCAGGTGTATTACAGGGTAACACAGACTACCTATAGTTAGCAGGTGTATTACAGGGTAACACCGACTACCTCTAGTTAGCAGGTGTACTACAGGCTAACACGGGCTACCTCTAGTTAGCAGGTATAGGTTATATGACAGTTTAACACAGGTTAACTTTAATTACCAGCTATTTTACAGACCAAAAGACTTTGCTTTACAGCTTTTTAATGCAGGTAATTTTTCAGCTGCTGGATTGTAACAGTTCTACTGACTGTGTGCTGCAGGATCAGGAGGAACAGGCGTATTTTGCTGTGTTCGATGGCCATGGAGGTGTGGATGCAGCCACTTATGCCGCCAATCACCTGCACGTCAACCTGGTGAGACAGGAGATGTTCAGCCAGGACCCCGGGGAGGCACTGTGCCGTGCCTTCAAACTGACTGATGAGCGCTTCGTACAGAAAGCAAAGCGAGAGGTCAGTCTAACTCTTTTTACCCATGCCTGGCATACGGCATATAGGGTCAAttattaagcctagtcatagactatattttcaaTTTTATAGACAATCCCCATTCAAACTGCTGCGTATTCCAAGAATAGGCTTAACATCTTGTGGATCAGTGTTATTAGGTTTTTATTGATACAAGGTTTTTAATGCAGTCCTAAACTGGAAGCCACTATTGTGAATTACCGGGTTGTTCTGACAGTTTGTCTTTGTcgctgttttgtttgtttctggttgtttattttaaaagaacTATACACTGCTTTCCTGTCACTGCtgtaatgattttatttaatgaTCCCATTTGATTTAATGTCCGTTTcattttgtatatgtgtgtatacgcATGGGGTACAGAACCTACGCTGTGGCACTACTGGGGTTGTGACCTTTCTGCGGGGCCGTACTTTGTATGTGGCCTGGCTGGGAGACTCACAGGTCATGCTGGTGAAGAAAGGACAACCTGTTGAACTGATGAAGCCACATAAACCAGACAGAGAGgtatccaaacacacacacacacacacagtcacacactatcagaacttaattttttatttcatgttttcgCCATAATTATACTCTTTCTTATGAAGCATGCAATGGGATAGGGCACTCTCCGGGGTATTTTCAGAAGCAATAATATTGATCACAATACCATTTGTATATATTCGTATATATAGTGGGCATATTGCCCACTGCtacactgtctctctctatatatatatatttcttaatataattctttcttttttatatttatcatttgtctgtgtgtgtgtaggatgagAAGCAGAGGATCGAGGCGCTGGGTGGCTGTGTGATCTGGTTCGGGACATGGAGAGTAAATGGCAGCTTGTCTGTTTCAAGAGCTATaggtaaaaaaacaacacaccCTTACATCTAAATGTTCGGATTCTACACATTGTTAACCCTGCTGatccatcagtgtgtgtgtgtgtgtgtgtgcatgtgcgtgcgtgggtacaatataacaatataatacaataatttttTACAGTGATACCGAAATGATTATTATTGTACTCCATAATCAGAAATTcagaacatatataaaaaaagtggTTACCACAATACATTTTGCTTCTATAATTAGCCTATGCTGCTTAACATCAAATTTGGAGTCCTTTGGGTATTGTATTGCTTGAAAGCTTGTGAACTCATTTAGAATGTTAAGTATtacaatataatttataataaacagtGGTGTAAAAAGGTATTTTCCCCctactttcttttgtttttgcttttttggtcatgctgattttttttaattatcaaaaaactttaatatcatacaaagataacctgagtaaataaaaaaaataactatccaaaccaatctaaaaCCTTCAATTTGTTTCTttaaaccattcagaggtgaacttgtttgtgtgatttggatcATTAACTACCTCACTGACAGAAAACAGTCCATGTCATTGAAtaattttaaatcagatttggtaTCTGTGACTAAAGGTGTCCCACAAGATTCAATTTTGGGTCCAgttctatttaaaatatacataaataatattgcTGCCTCTGCTTCTACCTCAGATTGCAAAAtccacctttatgcagatgacacaattttatattgctcagctgattCTGTTCAGGCTGCAACAAGAAAATTACAAAGCTCATTTAATGCCTTACAAGTTGCATTGTATAAGCACAAATTAGTTTTAAATGCCATGAAAACtaagtttatgtttttatttttcagatcTCTAAATACTGATTTTAGTACTGTAAACATTACAACCCTGGAAGGATCCAGCATTGAGAGAGTCACAGAATATAAATACCTTGGCATATAGCTGGATGATAAACTCAGTTTTAAACCACACATAAGTAAACTAATCAGTAAATGCAGACAGAATCTGGGTTATTTTTATAGACACAAGTCCTGTTTCCCCATGCACGCCAGAAAATGAATAGTTGAGGCAATTTTACTGTCATTGCTGGACTATGGCGACATTATTTATAAACTTGCTCCCTTCAGCTCCCTCAAATTATTGGacccagtgtatcactctgcactgaggttcatcACTGGAGATCCATACAGAACTCATCACTGTGAGCTGTATGCAAAAGTTGGTTGGCCATCTTTAACGGTACGAAGGGAAACAAACTGGCTGATTTTTATTCATAAGACATTCTCCGGTCATttgccagaatacatcacttcattgattaatgtaaaaacagtaattatcagacttgctctagtgattggatcagctgccaggttccaaaagtttttagtgaactgggaaaatcagcttttagctacagtgcaccagtgagctggaattcactacaggccactgtaaaactcagctcactggtgtcactcaatcattttaaactatttatatctaaccaccttcagacagcctgttcctGTTTTACTGAATCTTATTTatccttaacttttattttagttcttcttttatttttattgtttccttattttattttcattttatttcttttttttattattattattcttatagttattatattattatttttattatttttaatagttttgtatttttgctttttatcttattttgattttcttttattgttattactatttttattattattattattgcttttatttttgttacttcatttatttacaagttagatttagctaattttaacccatttttgttgtattagtcttacttccttttgattttaattttttgtcaattaaaccatacttaattataatcactaatctatttttttatttttattttttttattattattattatttttttttttaatctatttttatattttatttactgatattttacaataattaaatttcttCATAATGTGTTAATTTGtgagatattttagctgcttcagacagattctatttaagtgatttcttgtttctacaggtctggcagtaatcaggcccgcttgtggttagtgaaatttagctcagctttccaaaaaggtTTGATTAGTCACAATTAATTTATGGGAggcaaacacattttcacacagggTTAGATAGGTTTGGATAGTTATCTTCCCTTAATAAAGGAaagtatcatttaaaaactgagaAAGTTTTAGTTCAGTATTATGCAGAATATAGAAAACTGTAAAGATCTGTGTAGATCTTCAAACACACCAGGCATTTAAAAACCTgacctttaaaaatgtaatttgttaatttgtttaatttttaaaatatactggATTTTTCCTCCGTTTTCCTAACTATCCTAACTGCAGTTGTTGGGAAGGATATCATTTATGCTTCTACAGGGACAAATAAAAGCATGCTTGTTTTGTATTGCGTTGTGTGTcataaaataatgacaaaacaaTCACAGTATAATCATATTGTAATCACAGTATAATCATAGGACTGTATAGAGTTGTAGCACTATTTTTCCTTGTGCAGCCTTTCTCATCAGTGCATTACACAACACCAAACACAGAAGAATTTACTCACTACACCAGTGCAGGATTCATCCTACtgcatccagagagagagagagagagagagagagagagtgagcgggGGAGGATTATCAGAAAGACCACAGAGTCAGCCAGGGGTTAaagtatgtgtgtaaatgtgtgggagaggaagagagggagagatgagtgtgtctgtgtgtgtgtgtgtatatatatatatatatatatatatatatatatatatatatatatatatatatatatatatatagatagatagattcagagatgagttggggtggtgaaTATCCTGACCTCATCTATGTTTATATGTACatatgtccatatagtgtatgtacaTGCATCATTGCAGCCAACCAAAAACATTGTGTCCCTGTATACAGGGGTGTGAAAAAGCGTTTgccccccttcatgatttcttatttttgtgtttatcactcttaaatgtttcagatcatcaaactaatttaaatattagtcaaaaacaacacaagtaaacaaaatATAGTTTTACATAAAGGTTTGTATTAATAAGGGAGAAAAAATCCAGATCTACATGGTTGGGCCACCTTAAGCAGCGACAACTGCAATCAAGAGCTTGCAATAACTTACACCttccacacttaaaaaaaaatagtccgttcaaagaatattttcccaaaggtCTTGGGAACCATTCATatattttctggcaaaattgagacaagcCTTAAGGTTCTGTttgatcagcagtggtttttCATCTCGACACTCTGCTATGCAGGCCATTTTTCTAGTCTCTTCCCGGTGAAATCACAAACACTGActtaactaaggcaagtgagAACTGCATTTGTttagatgttgttgtggggtcttttatGATCTCTTGGATtagtcgtcgctgcgctcttggggAAAGTTTGGTTGTCCAGTGACTCGTTACTACTGTTCCATGTTTTCgacatttgtggataatggctctcactgtagtttgctggagtcccaaaacttaaaaaaattgttttattaccttttccagactaatagatctctatgactttctttcttatttgttcctgattttgtttgtttttttttgtttgtttttttatattagcaTGCAGTCACACTTTTAAGTATAATTTCAATTTGTCAatttgtatttaagtgatttcttgatgaagagcaggtgtggcagtaatcaggcctggatgTGGCCAGAGAAAtttaactcaggtgtgataaagcacactttaattcagttttaacttttttaaacagaggcatgtaggtttggatttttttcttctaatgaaaaccttcattaaaaaactgcattttgtgtttgctTGGTTTGccttgactaatatttaaattagttttaaaagtGAAAAcgtgcaaaaactaaaaaaaagaaattatgaaggggcaaacacttttttacaccattGTATATAGTTGCTGCATATGTGTTTTTATACAATGTATGTAAACTTCTGGTTTCAACTGCATATATACATTAAAAGTCGCAGAAATcccttttattttagaaactaggCTTTCAACATGACAGCCATGTTCCGGACATAACCTAAAATATAAACCTCCTCACCCATTACTCGCTAAGGGCAATTGAGAATTCTGATCCTGCCCTACCTCAAGTGCAGCTTTGAGTGCAGGGGTTCAAAAACAGCTAAAGTTCCTTTGGCTCCTTTGCAGTGCTCTCCACACAAGAGTAAACACACTCCTGAATTCAGAGCAAACCAGCAGAAAATACACAAACAAAAGCACATACAAGAGGAGTTCAGGCCTGTCCAAGTGATTACAATACTCTCACTTGCCATTTTTGTCAGAGAGATAACCTGATAAACATACAGGCCTGTGGgtgcctttatttatttatcttttttttccacagctaaTGCTTTGTACTGGTACAAATTCAATTAAACTATAATAGACTTATATCACAACAGCTACATTTAGTTCAGTGTTAATATTTACCCTAATAAGAAGCTTCACTTTGGCGTACCacaatatctatatttatattaataacactctgcATGAAGATATTCTGCATGAGGTGCAGATGGAGTTTCTCATTGAATGGCCCTATGGTATTTATAGCAGCAATCTATAAAGTTTAGGAATGTTTAACTGTTTAGAAGCACAGTTCTAAAATGTCtactctgtttgtgtttgtgcaggAGATTCGGAGCACAAGCCTTATATCTGTGGTGATGCTGACCACATCTCATTCCCACTGGATGGCACAGAGGACTACCTTATCCTGGCCTGCGATGGCTTCTATGACACAATGAATCCGGAAGAGGCGGCACGAGTGGTCAGCGATCACCTGCAGGAGAACAGTGGCGACACCACTATGGTGGCCCACAAGCTGGTGGCCTCGGCCCGTGATGCTGGCTCCAGTGACAACATCACGGTCATTGTGGTGTTCCTCAGGGATCCACGTGCACCCCCACCATCAGAGGAGCCAGAGGAGGAGGGCGAGGAGCCAGAGGAGGAGCCTGTGGAAGAGGAAGCGGAGCCGGAGGAGGAAGAAGGGGAAGAGGAGGAGACCTCACAAAGTGAGCTGGTGTGTCAAGATGGCGGTGGAGAGAATGGTGGGAAGTCTCGCGGCGGCTGGCCCCTCCAGCAGTGCTCGGCTCCGGCCGATCTGGCGTACGAAGACCGCATGGATTCGTTTACGGACAGAACCAGCCTGAGTATCACTGGGCCCAAGCCTTTTACAGAAAAGGGCTGCTTCCAGCTGCCTTCGGAGCCCGGCAGCCCACCAAGCAGAACCTTCAGCCCGGACCTGGGTCCTGGAGGAGGCTGGGTTTGGCGACCTCGCATGGAAGCGGAGGGCATCTGTGGGCTCAGGCATCAAAAACGACCTAAATCTCTAGTCCCACCATTCACAAATTCTGCCACTGGACGTTGGCTAGAGGCGGCTGCCCTCTTTCCTCAGCAagggaggagaaagagaagaatgGAGGGAGCGTCTCTGAAACGGGAGATGAAGAAAAGGCGCCCCATTTTAACGGCCCGGAAAAGCCACTGCCCCTTGAGCCCTCACCCTTATGTGCCCTTTCCCCTCCGCTGTATAGACAGCAGGCCCGGGGTCGCCATGCCTCGCGTAACACATGACGAATTCGGGGTCTAAATCCTAAACCTGAATTATGCTCCTCACCTTCCAACACTAGAACACACTCATATCATCCTTCATAAGCTGAAGAACACAATGGGTGCAAACATATTTACATACTGGCATACTGCACATTTAAATGCACACATGTCTTAGGGAAGAAAATAATCTTAAATGTAGACAATTTATCTCATATTTCTTATTGCATGACTGCTGTAATaataagaatattattattatatacaaatttacaatatgttGTAAAGTATATGCATATCATACAATTACCTGatataaatattacaaaattGATTGTAAGAGTAAATACAACTGTCACGTTATAGTATTTgagattataatgtattataaaatataaataatacaatatttacctTATATTGCAgtacttacagcacttcatagaAGAATAGCTGGAACTGATTCACCTGATTTATAAAAATATGAGAATTTAATGTAGAATTCTCTGTTTTCAGCAAGGTCTATACTTCTATGACTATTGAAGTAAAATTATCTTCGTGGATGTATTGGAGATGactgttttaaattatatttaacaaAAGTATTTAATCATTGTCTGATAATATTTATAcaatttttattcatattcttACAGCAGTCTCAGAATGAGAAATACTGGATACCCTGCCAAGACTTCAGATGCTGTCACTTGCCAAGAGAGGATTTATTCAGCATCCCTCCTTATGCCTAATCCAGGCCAGCCTGCCACATCTATTAATATTCACATTATACAGGTTGAGCAGAAGCATCACCTGGACCACTTTATGGTCAAGAACTTCACTCTCACCATCCTCCATCTATTTCCTTCACATCAGACGTGATCACGAAAAAGCCAAGAGTTATTTCATAGTCAGTGAGGGTGAGATCTTTGAGGTCAGGGAGCTGAATATAGTTTCTTTACTGACTGTATCAATAGGCCTGAACTTTCCCACCCTTTGATTTCACCTCTGAAACCTTAACCTCAGTATTCAGAGTTTATTTTATCTTCATTTTcccatgtgtgtgtgggtgtgtgtttgaatTTGGCTTATTTTGGTTTAGTTGCGAGGCTGCTATGTTTGTAATTCCTTAGGTATGAAATAAAGGGACAGTTTTCAAATTAAAGAGATAATTATACTGATCCAGGGTGGATGGAATACATGATGGTTTGTGCATTATATTGTGACAATATTTAACAATTCATAATTTTCCAAAATAAACTATTCCCAGGCTCCACCCACAAATGTGTTCTTTTACAGCTATTGTTTCTTGATGAACAAGCTTACAGGAAAAATGGTAAAAATCCTATTTAATGCTAATAAAACACCATAGCTCCTCCccactgtatattataatatctaCTTTTCACCGTAATAAGGgattggaaatatatatatatatacaaatttgcCAGCATTGCTAATGTTATTTACTAAAATACAAATTCATTAGCATCATGTGAAATCCACAATGCACTTTATTTAGCAGAGTAACATACTTATGGCAAAATGTCTAAgcaaattattaattgacacttgtTAAGaaattattattcacaaatgtaactAATgcctcaattcattattataaaCAATTTTAGCATTATATTTAGCATTTTGTGCTGTTTAgtaatgtcttaattagtgtcaataaataattagttaaccatttaacaatgtttattactgttgtgaCCCTTACTGTAAAGTGTAGAGTGTAACAGATACAGTTCTGCATTTACTATCCAGTATAGAAAAAGTATAGGTAGAAACCTATTTAGACAATCTTACAATCTTTGAAACCAAAGAAAGAAATACAGCATAGTTCTACATGCTGCTTTACAACACAAGTCATGTTTTTCTTTCAAGTTTGCCTTTTCTCATGTTCGCTATTTTCTTATTCAGAATATCAGAACAAACACAGACTAAATCCAGACTGTCTGCCGCATTCCATCAGCTGAGTGGTATTATTGAACAGTGGAGATGTTTAGGAACCACATAATCTCAGCAAAGAAGTGTCAGACCGAGTAAATTTACAGATGTCCAATGCTTCAAAACCTTCCCCAAAGCTCTTCTGACCCTGTAAACTGCAGAGCTCCACACATGCTGTCAGAGCTGCATATTAATGTCTGTAAATTTAGAATGGTATACTATAAATGCTGAATCTGTAAATGTAATGTGCTGGTGTCCCAGTACaaaatagtgtatatagtgtattatcACTTCTGCAGTGCCGGCCTACACTAATAGTATTCATAAAGGCTACCATCACTTAACAGATATTCCATGAAGTACACTGCCCATGGGATATGTGTACATACACAGAAGGGTAGGCGAGAAGGAGCATGAGCATCAGTAACCGAGGCCTCCACAAACATGGCACAACTGACAATGCTGAATAAACACAAAACGTGGTTAATTAGCATACTAATATATAATGACATTAAAATCATAAcccattgattttttttgttaattacatttacatataaatacttTTGTAAATCATAACACACTATGAATGTAGGTATTGTAATATACactgaggtggagctacagtcgcTCATTAGGGTaaacatatgtatatattaataacactcttaTTGTAGGTATTGTTATGATGTACTGAAGTGGAGCTACAGGCTCTCATTATGTTTGAATTACATTTGTATCAgtgtaaagttgtaaaggttGTCCAGCCAAGCAACAGAGGCTTTAGAACACATTTGTGGTCTGGATAGTGCTATTCCCATAGCAAATGAATGCATCATGAATGAACACAGCGCTCATCATAGGCTGAATCTGGTGGAGTAGAATGTATATCAAGATCCAGAATGTTTTCAGTTCTTTCAGACCTCCACACGttcatacgcacacacacacacacacacacacacacacttaatagcCAAATGACTGGGATGATTAAAGATTAGATTTTAGCCTGAACTTTTTGGAATGTATCTGTATTTTCCCTTCAGTCTTAATATTTATCGTGCAACTTTTTTTTCTGGTtagtttgtctttcttttttttaattacagcctCTTCAACAGCATATCTAAATTTTGCTTCCATCAAAATACAACACACCAAACTGCATaatcatgtttttaaaatatgaaacacttattttagtcatttttgacATGTAAGGAAAACGTGGTGTTGGTTTGTGCTCTCAGGCAATTTTGGGGCACAGATTGATCCTGTAGCTAGGCTTAAGCTAGGCTTAtgaaataatacaactattttgTCTGCCTTTCTGTTCTTTATCATAGTATGTAATGTCTCTGAAAAAGACTTACCCCTATTTCCCTAAGTTATGTCTCGGGGcacagatatatatacatatatatatatctatatatattgaAATTGTAGTAAAATCATAtatgtgcgtgtgtctgtgtgtgtgtgtgaggatgtatGTGTTTAACAGTCGGAATGTCTATATAATGTCTTTTATTATATGTGATAGCTAAGTTACCATTGTTAATTCAAATAGATACAGAAGTCTGTATCAAGCTCCTTCTCCATGCTCCATGTTTACCCCGTGCATTACCACTGTGACCATCAGCGGAGCAGGACGATATTTCTGATCCACAGTTATCGCCAACACCCTCCTGCAAGTGGTCTGAAACACATTATTGGCACCAGTGTGGGAAACAGCCTCCTTCGTCTCCAGGAACCCTGCTTTGGCCGCTTTAGATGGACTTTTGAGATGCAGTAGTGATGGTCAAGCAAACCACACTGAAGACCTACTCTCTTCTTTACTGttccctcact comes from the Astyanax mexicanus isolate ESR-SI-001 chromosome 20, AstMex3_surface, whole genome shotgun sequence genome and includes:
- the ppm1e gene encoding protein phosphatase 1E, producing the protein MAACGSEEKTYRRFLELFLREMKPPLPEDGPLPTRPLSDSLAEDEVEGETLELCLQHLCKYNCPFTLAAALARGTADSILQSDLSVYHLNKNTEDGTETFPQIEAVKLARLVFNKLCETCCLWLKGVPIRRRAQPYYETSIHAIKNMRRKMEDRHVVIPDFNSLFNLQDQEEQAYFAVFDGHGGVDAATYAANHLHVNLVRQEMFSQDPGEALCRAFKLTDERFVQKAKRENLRCGTTGVVTFLRGRTLYVAWLGDSQVMLVKKGQPVELMKPHKPDREDEKQRIEALGGCVIWFGTWRVNGSLSVSRAIGDSEHKPYICGDADHISFPLDGTEDYLILACDGFYDTMNPEEAARVVSDHLQENSGDTTMVAHKLVASARDAGSSDNITVIVVFLRDPRAPPPSEEPEEEGEEPEEEPVEEEAEPEEEEGEEEETSQSELVCQDGGGENGGKSRGGWPLQQCSAPADLAYEDRMDSFTDRTSLSITGPKPFTEKGCFQLPSEPGSPPSRTFSPDLGPGGGWVWRPRMEAEGICGLRHQKRPKSLVPPFTNSATGRWLEAAALFPQQGRRKRRMEGASLKREMKKRRPILTARKSHCPLSPHPYVPFPLRCIDSRPGVAMPRVTHDEFGV